A window of Nocardiopsis sp. Huas11 genomic DNA:
CGCGACGGCCGGGCGCCAGGAGCCGACCCACCACATGTCGCGAGAGCCTATCCGGTCCCACGGGGCCGCGTCGCCACGGGGCGTTGTCGCGTACCCGCGCACTGTGGAGGGCCGAAGATGAACCGGAGCGTGTCCGCGGGCCCGGAGTTCTGGTCCGAGCGGCAGGGGTTCCTCCAGCGGATGGGCATCGGGGTGTCGCTGTGCCTGGCCGCGGGTCTGGCCGCGATGGGGTTCACGGGGTTCCTCGCGATCTCCGAACTCCTGCACTCCTCCGACCCCGGGTGGTCGCACCCGGTGGCCGACGAGCAGCACGGGGCGCCGGCCGCGTCTCCGGGCGGGAGCGGCGCGGGCACCAGCGACGGCGCCGTGAACGGCGGTTCCCCGGAGGAGACCGGCGCCGGCGAGGCCGGGGGCGAGGGCGAGGGCGAGGGCGCCACGACGGTCGGCCAGAGCGCGCCCCTGGACGACAGCCCGCTCTACCGCATCGGCGAGCTGGGCGAGGTCACCTGCACGGCCCCGGAACTGGACAAGGACGACTCCGCGTCGGTGGAGACCTTCGCCCACGCGATCGCCGACTGCCTGGACGAGGCTTGGGGCGACTACTTCACCGCGGCCGGGCTGGAGTTCACCTCGCCCAACCGGATCTACTGGACCGCGGCGGGTCACAGCCCGTGCGGAGCGTTCCCCTCGGAGGGCACGGCCGCGTTCTACTGCGGCGCCAACCAGGGCCTCTACCTGGGGCTGGAGGACATCGTGGCGGCCTCGGCCGACAACGAGAACCCGGAAGCGTACACGTTCCTCATCAGCCACGAGTACGGTCATCACGTCCAGGGGCAGTCGCGCATCCTGGCGCAGTTCCACAGCGCGCGGGCGGGCGCGGACCAGGAGGAGGCCGACGAGCTGAGCCGACGCAACGAGCTCCAGGCCAACTGCCTGGGCGGCGTGTTCCTCGGGGCCTCCGGCGACTCCCTGGGCTACGGCGACCACGAGCGGAGCAACATCCTCGACGACGTCGAGCTGCGCAGCGACCGGGGCCGCGACCGGACCCACGGATCGGCGGAGAACGGCCGGATGTGGACCGCGCACGGTATGGACCGCGTGGACCCGGCCTCCTGTGACACCTGGAACGTGGACGAGGACCTGGTGCGGTGAGCGGGCTCCGCTCGGGCCGGGGGCCGCTCGCCATGGTGGGCGGCCTGCTCGCGGCCCTGTTCGCGCTGGCCCTGCTGTCGTGGACCGCGGTCGCCGACGACGGGGCGACGGAGGACGCGGCGGCCGACGGCGCGGCCGGGGCGGTGGACGCCACCGCCGACGACAAGCCCGTCCAGGAGCCCTCGGGGGGCTCGGGCGTGCTGGGGGCCTCGGGTCGCCTGGAGCAGCCCGAGCGGCCCTCGGGGCACGCCGCCCTGGTGTCCAATCCGCTCTACGGCACCGGTCGGCTGAGCCCGGTGCCCTGTCCCGTCGACGAACCGGACGTGGACGAGGCCGCGGAGATGGAGGAGTTCCTCGACGCGGTGTCGGACTGCCTGGACGACACGTGGTCGACCCAGTTCGCGCGGGCGGGGGTCCCGTTCGACCCCCCGGAACGGGTGTTCTGGTCCGAGCCGGGCGCGAGCCCGTGCCGCCCCTATCCGTCGTCGGCGGGCGCCTTCTACTGCCGGGCGAGCATGAGCATCTACATCGGCACCTCGGACGTGGTGGAGAAGTGGAACGGCGCCACCCGCAGCGTGGTGTACGCGTCGCTGCTGGCCCATGAGTACAGCCACCACGTCCAGGGCGAGTCCGGGCTGCTGGAGTACTACCACGAGCAGCGCGAACAGGAGTCGGACGCCGCGGGGCGCAACGCGTGGACGCGCCGCAGCGAGCTCCAGGCCAACTGCCTGGCGGGCGCGTTCCTGGGCGCGGTGCGGGTCACCTACCCGTTGGACGGGGGCGACCTGGACTCGCTGTTGGCGGACGCCGCGGCCACCGCGGACCGCGAGGGCGGCCCGGACGC
This region includes:
- a CDS encoding neutral zinc metallopeptidase, with translation MVGGLLAALFALALLSWTAVADDGATEDAAADGAAGAVDATADDKPVQEPSGGSGVLGASGRLEQPERPSGHAALVSNPLYGTGRLSPVPCPVDEPDVDEAAEMEEFLDAVSDCLDDTWSTQFARAGVPFDPPERVFWSEPGASPCRPYPSSAGAFYCRASMSIYIGTSDVVEKWNGATRSVVYASLLAHEYSHHVQGESGLLEYYHEQREQESDAAGRNAWTRRSELQANCLAGAFLGAVRVTYPLDGGDLDSLLADAAATADREGGPDAERTHGSEDNGVWWTRTGWEEQSPGACNTWDVPDEDLVQ
- a CDS encoding neutral zinc metallopeptidase, with amino-acid sequence MGIGVSLCLAAGLAAMGFTGFLAISELLHSSDPGWSHPVADEQHGAPAASPGGSGAGTSDGAVNGGSPEETGAGEAGGEGEGEGATTVGQSAPLDDSPLYRIGELGEVTCTAPELDKDDSASVETFAHAIADCLDEAWGDYFTAAGLEFTSPNRIYWTAAGHSPCGAFPSEGTAAFYCGANQGLYLGLEDIVAASADNENPEAYTFLISHEYGHHVQGQSRILAQFHSARAGADQEEADELSRRNELQANCLGGVFLGASGDSLGYGDHERSNILDDVELRSDRGRDRTHGSAENGRMWTAHGMDRVDPASCDTWNVDEDLVR